In Vespa velutina chromosome 1, iVesVel2.1, whole genome shotgun sequence, the following proteins share a genomic window:
- the LOC124949092 gene encoding uncharacterized protein LOC124949092, translating into MKRPTSPFFSPLLQFFLLITTVIIVANGKTELKSNVDNTSILVAKNSDVNTANDSLKHVRDSDEKGKEEEEEEEEEEDDGDGDGDNDGDEEEKEEEDVSGEVEEDEYEGEERNEYEDELRALAESHEAMSKDETKDETKDERTNSNTNNSSTAKNFESHENVLENKSDEDIASNEAITDELPKKHEDKEVADLLKYKKEKGLRKIEEDGLRKKKKKRVPTVKKELSTQKEILLVGNETQVLKSLVPSEETFNDLNEETDQVKRRDFGRNERAKDKRTSIIQEDSYRNMSNEMPEKFDNKHDTSAKNLKSYFLKKCKAEQENKDKLHELKDQEDNLVKCLLKFKAELVEDLELWDKVQQFLMKVKADLNYSKNIQDIEKRNYDGPLTISATVTETSQDDSQKERKKGKKKKKKKKMKKKKKLQDRRSTKTTTPEIGTLPSTMTSTTTTTTISPSTTTSIQWQLLAEKLFGPPWQEKVQPESDDIAKIRYSVDSKPRAITSSSIRRFIDQQDVTNNRKELNAERQPLLLQKAYKLSSKSNPFPFEKINTQRNRFDSQIDRLGEYEGSEQVLQRLRFGQIIPPPRDFSREKDQEDYQDDDGQREEDIVHNREYRPSNQNYAMSRSWPDIPLKYNNRPWKGDGWDERDERTMPSGLPNEWSWKQPQYNNNFWPTRSRTWPSIRNYWTPLDNDYEEESDFVSRNRLDRNRQWRESQERRQRQRQEQEENEDEGRFSYPWELEGPNVWPGSQSLQVKPPWSQTESNQISKTHDNIERKTVETPLYAKSDTKFRPYESSKSTTKMAKQYGKSKVSLPKISMATWNSLTSDPATWPYRSSDTKPWPKDENGKSYNPNADLVKKLGLDKKEGTIWPKEETVKTYKISNDQWNPLQTNSKNSSNQEKESIAKYKLPKDRFDFGIYNAKSKNMKDWRKSRSEEIRRFGPLNDDINNWYRDNEPKTIWSTKEALNSNLPKIQSVGAWVMPPDKSTWMPYRFEPQNDPFNENPTGPTIRRWFESNGSSSSIPTYAKHINEVELWSPRSKNVNLWNKEYDLTQDESNISDRGSLKSNKVIDWPSKFENDYSNKENYALWNRKRSFDKGQPENVDLGKGNHDVSSGSLKVNETNIGIDNSKETLSLHKSNNWNNTYERTNSWPSKWKQFSYHRVTTLPISKPGTISNFSAKSRNAFVAVSAVASPKYTISKNDIVESQNNRNDLLEKQLEDLRQQNLWSLKANAIEESIRSLSPIERRLTIGSTIEPTLTNITNFTSMVHRPEEELPKSGNKEYQMHNK; encoded by the exons ATGAAACGTCCGacgtctccttttttttcccccctcttGCAATTTTTCCTCCTCATTACAACAGTTATCATCGTCG cTAACGGCAAGACTGAGCTAAAATCTAACGTGGATAATACTTCG ATTCTCGTTGCAAAGAACAGTGACGTTAACACGGCGAATGACTCTTTGAAGCACGTGAGAGATTCcgatgagaaaggaaaagaggaggaagaagaggaggaggaagaggaagatgatGGAGACGGCGATGGAGACAACGAtggagacgaagaagagaaggaggaggaagatgtTTCGGGAGAGGTTGAGGAGGATGAATACGAAGGAGAGGAACGAAACGAATATGAGGATGAATTAAGGGCCTTAGCAGAATCTCATGAAGCAATGTCAAAAGACGAAACGAAGGATGAGacaaaagatgaaagaacAAATTCTAATACGAACAATTCTTCGACAGCGAAAAACTTTGAGTCGCATGAAAATGTCCTTGAAAATAAATCTGACGAAGACATAGCTTCCAATGAAGCTATTACCGATGAGCTACCAAAGAAACACGAAGACAAAGAG gtaGCAGATTTGttgaagtataaaaaagaaaagggctTGCGAAAAATAGAGGAAGATGgtcttagaaagaaaaagaaaaagcgagtACCAACTGTGAAGAAAGAATTGAGCACGCAGAAAGAGATTCTTCTTGTTGGCAACGAGACACAAGTTTTAAAAAGTCTCGTACCTTCGGAAGAAACCTTTAATGATTTGAACGAGGAAACTGATCaagtgaagagaagagattTTGGAAGAAACGAG cGAGCAAAGGATAAAAGAACGTCTATCATTCAAGAGGATTCTTATCGGAATATGTCCAACGAAATGCCAGAAAAGTTTGATAATAAACATGATACTTCAGCGAAAAATCTTAAatcgtattttttaaaaaaatgcaAAGCCGAGcaagagaataaagataaattgcACGAATTGAAG GATCAGGAAGATAACTTAGTGAAATGTTTATTGAAGTTTAAGGCGGAATTAGTTGAAGATTTGGAATTATGGGATAAAGTACAACAGTTTTTAA TGAAAGTAAAGGctgatttaaattattcgaagaaCATACAAgatattgaaaagagaaattacgaTGGACCATTAACGATCTCCGCTACGGTAACCGAGACATCACAGGATGATTCTCAAAAGGAACgtaagaagggaaagaagaagaagaagaagaagaagatgaagaagaaaaaaaagttgcaAGATCGCCGCTCAACAAAGACAACGACTCCGGAGATAGGTACACTTCCGTCTACAATGAcgtcgacgacaacgacgacgacgatatcTCCGTCAACAACGACGTCTATTCAATGGCAATTGTTAGCCGAGAAACTTTTTGGACCTCCTTGGCAAGAGAAAGTTCAGCCTGAATCGGATGACATCGCTAAAATTCGTTATTCGGTCGATTCGAAACCAAGAGCGATTACTTCGTCGTCGATTCGACGATTTATCGATCAGCAGGATGTAACAAATAATCGAAAGGAATTAAATGCGGAAAGGCAACCCTTGTTATTGCAAAAAGCATACAAATTGTCAAGTAAATCGAATCCCTTTCCGTTCGAGAAAATAAACACACAACGTAACAGATTCGATTCGCAAATCGATCGTTTAGGAGAATATGAAGGATCGGAACAAGTCCTTCAACGTCTTCGATTCGGTCAAATAATCCCACCACCTCGAGATTTCTCTCGAGAAAAGGATCAAGAGGATTATCAGGATGATGATGGACAAAGGGAGGAAGATATAGTTCACAATCGAGAATACAGGCCGTCTAATCAGAATTATGCAATGAGCAGAAGTTGGCCGGATATACCTCTGAAGTATAATAATCGGCCTTGGAAAGGAGACGGATGGGATGAAAGAGATGAACGTACTATGCCATCGGGTTTACCGAATGAATGGTCTTGGAAACAACcgcaatataataataatttctggCCGACTCGTAGTAGAACTTGGCCATCGATTAGAAACTATTGGACGCCGTTAGATAACGATTATGAAGAAGAATCGGATTTCGTATCGAGAAATCGGCTTGATCGAAATCGGCAATGGAGAGAATCACAAGAACGAAGACAAAGACAAAGGCAGGAACAGGAAGAGAATGAAGACGAAGGACGTTTCTCATACCCGTGGGAATTAGAAGGGCCTAACGTTTGGCCAGGCTCACAATCTTTACAAGTGAAACCGCCATGGTCGCAAACGGAAAGTAATCAAATTTCTAAAACTCATGATAATATCGAACGAAAGACAGTGGAAACTCCATTGTATGCCAAATCAGATACCAAATTCAGACCTTACGAATCATCGAAATCAACGACCAAAATGGCGAAACAATATGGTAAAAGTAAAGTTTCCTTACCGAAGATTAGTATGGCAACTTGGAACAGTTTGACCTCGGATCCAGCGACTTGGCCGTACAGATCCTCGGATACGAAGCCATGGCCGAAAGATGAGAATGGTAAATCGTACAATCCTAATGCAGATTTGGTTAAAAAATTAGGCCTAGACAAAAAAGAGGGTACGATTTGGCCGAAAGAGGAAACTGTGAAGACTTATAAGATATCGAACGATCAATGGAATCCCTTACAAACAAATTCAAAGAATTCGTCAAATCAGGAAAAAGAATCCATTGCAAAGTACAAGCTTCCAAAGGATAGATTTGATTTTGGTATTTACAATGccaaatcaaaaaatatgaaagattgGAGGAAATCTCGATCCGAAGAAATTCGTCGATTCGGACCGTTAAATGATGACATTAATAACTGGTATCGTGACAACGAACCAAAAACAATATGGTCCACGAAAGAAGCTTTAAATTCTAATTTACCAAAGATACAATCAGTTGGTGCCTGGGTCATGCCTCCTGATAAATCTACGTGGATGCCCTATCGATTTGAACCTCAAAATGATCCTTTCAACGAGAATCCTACTGGACCTACGATCCGTCGTTGGTTTGAATCGAACGGAAGTAGCAGCTCGATTCCAACTTACGCAAAACATATCAACGAAGTTGAATTATGGTCTCCAAGATCCAAAAATGTCAATCTTTGGAATAAAGAATACGATTTAACGCAAGACGAATCTAATATTTCCGATCGTGGatcgttaaaatcgaataaagtTATTGATTGGCCATCCAAGTTTGAAAACGATTATTCGAACAAAGAGAATTATGCTTTGTGGAATCGGAAACGTAGCTTTGACAAAGGCCAACCTGAAAACGTTGATTTAGGAAAAGGTAATCACGATGTTTCCTCTGGATCTTTGAAAGTAAATGAGACGAATATCGGAATAGATAATTCTAAGGAGACTTTATCGTTACATAAATCAAACAACTGGAACAACACTTATGAAAGAACTAACTCATGGCCTTCGAAATGGAAACAATTTAGTTATCATAGAGTTACTACTCTGCCAATCTCGAAACCAGGGACGATATCGAATTTCTCGGCAAAATCGAGAAACGCTTTTGTTGCTGTTTCCGCGGTTGCATCGCCTAAATACACGATATCGAAAAACGATATCGTAGAATCtcaaaataatcgaaatgatCTTTTAGAAAAACAATTGGAGGATCTTAGACAACAGAATTTATGGAGTTTAAAAGCGAACGCTATCgag GAATCTATACGATCACTGAGTCCGATAGAAAGAAGATTGACGATTGGATCGACGATTGAACCAACATTAACAAATATCACGAATTTCACGTCCATGGTACACCGTCCGGAAGAAGAGCTTCCGAAATCTGGAAATAAAGAATACCAGatgcataataaataa